The Arthrobacter russicus genome has a segment encoding these proteins:
- a CDS encoding NUDIX hydrolase — protein sequence MPITFDTRPAAYAVIVQNGKILLPYWSENNQEGWTLPGGGLDLAEHPVDGVIREVFEETGFRVEVAGLLGVDVWSIPAADRMDGAERPLESIRFVYEATVTGGELTDELDGTTTHAAWISLAEVPALNRVSLVDAGLRLWRERPRTRQLGPKLA from the coding sequence ATGCCGATAACTTTCGACACCCGCCCTGCAGCCTATGCCGTAATCGTTCAAAACGGCAAGATTCTCCTGCCGTACTGGAGCGAAAACAACCAGGAAGGCTGGACACTGCCCGGCGGCGGCCTGGACTTGGCCGAACACCCGGTGGACGGCGTGATCCGGGAAGTCTTCGAGGAGACCGGGTTCCGGGTCGAGGTCGCCGGATTGCTCGGCGTCGACGTCTGGAGCATTCCGGCTGCAGATCGGATGGACGGGGCTGAACGGCCCCTCGAATCGATCCGGTTCGTCTATGAGGCGACGGTCACCGGCGGCGAACTGACTGATGAGTTGGACGGCACCACGACGCACGCTGCTTGGATCTCCTTGGCCGAGGTGCCGGCATTGAACCGGGTGTCGCTCGTGGACGCCGGACTCAGGTTGTGGCGGGAACGCCCGCGGACCCGGCAGCTCGGCCCAAAGCTGGCTTGA
- a CDS encoding TetR/AcrR family transcriptional regulator: MPFSADQSLVESGTRSRTRTAIVEAAIELLPSNPFATLVEVAEAAQVGRTTLHRYFPMRAELLTAVTELALQRIDRAVEIAEPERGPFLPAVRRTVDALLEHGPIVMFIYSEPNLFPEAVRWEKITQQQGYLLGRLFAREESHFRAGLTAAWATKVFWSLLYSGWEMLEETTNSRQEVIESIMITFANGVLANVEQND, encoded by the coding sequence ATGCCGTTTTCTGCTGATCAATCACTTGTCGAATCGGGCACCCGATCCCGGACTCGAACCGCGATCGTCGAGGCCGCGATCGAATTGTTGCCCTCGAATCCGTTTGCGACGCTCGTAGAAGTCGCTGAGGCTGCTCAGGTCGGTCGCACGACCTTGCACCGATATTTTCCGATGCGAGCGGAACTGCTCACTGCGGTCACGGAGCTGGCTCTGCAAAGAATCGATAGAGCAGTCGAAATCGCCGAACCGGAACGTGGCCCGTTCCTCCCCGCCGTTCGCCGGACAGTGGACGCGTTGCTAGAACACGGTCCGATTGTGATGTTCATCTACTCGGAGCCGAACCTGTTCCCCGAAGCGGTCCGCTGGGAGAAAATCACCCAGCAGCAGGGCTATCTGCTGGGCCGTCTCTTCGCGCGGGAAGAGTCACATTTCCGTGCCGGGCTGACTGCCGCCTGGGCCACCAAAGTATTCTGGTCATTGCTCTACTCGGGCTGGGAGATGTTGGAAGAGACAACCAACAGCCGTCAAGAAGTGATCGAGTCGATCATGATCACTTTTGCCAACGGCGTCCTTGCCAACGTCGAGCAGAATGACTAA
- the rsgA gene encoding ribosome small subunit-dependent GTPase A, translating to MTLSTQDNSSSNRISSSALAEYGLTPELSAQLHDGEWPARVVRADRLFLQVVTEHGPARVSRPRAAAHQDPGATGDWLALHTGANGEPEVARVLPRTSQLIRKAAFDNSTESQVLAANIDLIGVVVPIDRAVSENRLERMLVAAWDSGATPLIILTKADLADGVNGNRDVVADALRFATGVEVFTTSAAEGDGIEQLRQRVLASAHAATLTFLGPSGAGKSSLINALVGAEVQGTGEVREGDFKGKHTTTSRELIPLPGGGVLMDTPGVRGFQTVDAEEGITAVFGDIEALFADCRFSDCGHGSEPGCAVQAAIGSGALEPRRWQSYQKMQREMARLATRKEAAAARAESRSRGREYRNFKKIQEQSRRQRY from the coding sequence ATGACACTGTCCACTCAGGACAACTCCAGCAGCAACCGCATTTCCAGTTCGGCGTTGGCCGAATACGGACTCACCCCTGAACTGTCCGCACAATTGCACGACGGCGAATGGCCGGCCCGGGTGGTTCGGGCCGATCGGCTCTTCCTGCAAGTCGTCACCGAGCATGGCCCAGCCCGGGTGTCCAGACCGCGCGCCGCCGCCCACCAAGACCCGGGCGCGACCGGCGATTGGCTGGCTCTGCACACCGGGGCCAACGGCGAACCCGAGGTGGCCCGGGTGCTGCCGAGAACTTCGCAATTGATCCGGAAAGCCGCTTTCGACAATTCCACCGAATCCCAAGTGCTCGCCGCGAACATCGACTTGATCGGCGTCGTGGTGCCGATCGACCGGGCGGTCTCGGAGAACCGCTTGGAGCGGATGCTGGTGGCAGCTTGGGACTCCGGGGCGACGCCGCTGATCATCCTGACCAAAGCGGACCTGGCCGACGGGGTCAATGGCAACCGCGACGTGGTTGCGGACGCTTTGCGCTTCGCCACCGGCGTCGAGGTGTTCACCACCAGTGCGGCCGAAGGCGATGGAATCGAGCAGTTGCGGCAGCGGGTCCTCGCGTCCGCCCATGCCGCGACGCTGACCTTCCTGGGCCCCTCCGGGGCCGGAAAATCGAGTCTGATCAACGCTTTGGTCGGAGCCGAAGTCCAAGGCACTGGCGAGGTCCGGGAGGGCGATTTCAAGGGCAAACACACCACCACCTCGCGGGAACTGATCCCGCTGCCTGGCGGCGGGGTGCTGATGGACACCCCCGGCGTCCGGGGTTTCCAAACCGTGGACGCCGAGGAAGGCATCACCGCGGTGTTCGGCGATATCGAAGCGCTTTTCGCGGACTGCCGGTTCAGCGATTGCGGGCACGGGAGCGAGCCTGGGTGCGCGGTCCAGGCTGCGATCGGCTCGGGTGCTTTGGAACCGCGGCGATGGCAGAGCTATCAGAAGATGCAGCGGGAGATGGCCCGGCTGGCAACGCGCAAGGAGGCCGCAGCTGCTCGGGCCGAATCGCGGAGCCGGGGCCGGGAGTACCGCAACTTCAAAAAGATCCAGGAGCAAAGCCGGCGCCAGCGCTACTGA
- a CDS encoding aldehyde dehydrogenase family protein: MENGKPTSDIDWRQRAADLQPDGRAFIAGKRSDAASGQKADVLNPANGQVVAQMAVCGSADIDRAVSVAREAFFTWSRTSAVSRKQILLRFAALAEQHQDELALLESVDTGKLIRQTVEDDVPSALETLRWYAEAADKVMGEVPVVPPGATAVVSREPLGVVAAIVPWNFPLDLAVWKLAPALASGNTLVLKPSEESCLSILRLAELAYEAGVPEGVFNVVTGFGADAGAALSNHMDIDALAFTGSTKVSRTLLEASARSNLKRLSLEAGGKSSNIVFADTTDLQAAAEMAAYGSFYNQGQVCSANSRILVERSILEEFEGLLKKAAAAYAPVDPLSGTRGNGSLITRKHTDNVEKWITRGRQDGEIAFGGERLEISGSDAYLEPTLLKNLPREHPAHHEEIFGPVATLQVFDSEDEAVALANDTVYGLAASVWTADLSRAHRVARDLIAGTISVNTVNAVHNTTPFGGFKQSGFGRDLSLQAFDNYTAAKTTWFQFD; this comes from the coding sequence ATGGAAAACGGAAAACCCACTAGCGACATCGACTGGCGCCAACGAGCAGCTGACTTACAGCCCGATGGCCGCGCGTTCATCGCCGGGAAACGCAGCGATGCGGCATCCGGTCAAAAAGCCGATGTGCTAAACCCGGCTAACGGCCAGGTCGTAGCTCAAATGGCGGTCTGTGGTTCGGCAGACATCGATCGAGCAGTTTCCGTAGCCCGTGAGGCCTTTTTCACTTGGTCCAGAACAAGTGCTGTGTCCCGCAAACAAATTTTGCTCCGTTTCGCGGCACTGGCCGAACAACACCAGGATGAACTGGCGCTACTGGAGTCCGTAGACACCGGTAAATTGATCCGGCAAACCGTGGAGGACGACGTCCCCAGCGCCCTTGAAACATTGCGCTGGTACGCCGAAGCAGCCGATAAAGTGATGGGCGAAGTTCCTGTGGTTCCCCCGGGGGCCACCGCAGTTGTTTCCCGGGAGCCATTGGGCGTCGTCGCCGCGATCGTGCCCTGGAACTTCCCACTTGATCTCGCTGTTTGGAAGTTGGCACCCGCCCTGGCTTCGGGAAACACTTTGGTGCTGAAGCCCTCTGAAGAGTCCTGCCTGAGCATTTTGCGCCTGGCCGAGCTGGCGTACGAAGCCGGGGTACCAGAAGGTGTGTTCAACGTCGTCACTGGATTCGGTGCTGATGCGGGTGCTGCTTTGTCGAACCACATGGACATCGACGCCTTGGCCTTCACCGGCTCTACCAAAGTCTCGCGAACCTTGCTGGAAGCTTCCGCACGGAGCAACCTCAAGCGGTTGAGCCTGGAAGCTGGCGGCAAAAGCTCCAATATCGTGTTTGCCGACACCACCGACTTGCAGGCAGCCGCCGAGATGGCCGCTTACGGATCCTTTTACAACCAGGGTCAGGTTTGTTCGGCCAACTCACGCATCCTCGTCGAGCGTTCCATCCTCGAAGAATTCGAGGGCCTACTCAAAAAAGCCGCTGCCGCCTACGCCCCAGTGGATCCGCTCTCCGGCACCAGAGGCAACGGCTCGCTGATCACCCGCAAACATACCGACAACGTCGAAAAATGGATCACCCGCGGCCGCCAAGACGGCGAGATCGCCTTCGGCGGTGAACGATTGGAAATCTCCGGCTCCGACGCCTACTTGGAACCGACCTTGCTGAAAAATCTTCCACGCGAGCACCCCGCCCACCACGAGGAGATTTTTGGGCCAGTCGCGACCCTGCAAGTCTTCGACAGCGAAGACGAAGCAGTGGCACTTGCCAACGACACGGTGTACGGACTGGCTGCCTCGGTCTGGACTGCCGATCTGTCCCGCGCCCACCGAGTAGCGCGCGATCTGATCGCCGGCACGATATCAGTGAACACCGTCAACGCCGTCCACAACACCACTCCCTTCGGCGGCTTCAAGCAATCCGGATTCGGACGCGACCTCTCGCTCCAAGCCTTCGACAACTACACAGCAGCCAAAACAACCTGGTTCCAATTCGACTAA